The Papaver somniferum cultivar HN1 chromosome 3, ASM357369v1, whole genome shotgun sequence genome includes a region encoding these proteins:
- the LOC113360547 gene encoding uncharacterized protein LOC113360547, giving the protein MGDHEHWAQPSGVMPNGLLPDTVCLVTRSLDAERWSIAEKRTEELINCIQPNKPSEERRNAVADYVQRLILKCFSCKVFMFGSVPLKTYLPDGDIDLTAFSENETLKDTWANEVRNILETEEKSETAEFRVKEVQYIQAEVKIIKCLVENIVVDISFNQLGGLCTLCFLEEVDYLIKKSHIFKRSIILIKAWCYYESRILGAHHGLISTYALETLVLYIFHVFNNSFAGPLEVLYRFLEFFSNFDWDHFCVSLWGPVPICRLADMTVQRMAAEPPRRDTEDLLLSKLFDACSSVYSVAVKIIRVNPLYLNISMLLILYECNFFRIRSAFAFGAKRLARLLDCPKENVMSEVNLFFMNTWGRHGSRHRPDAPSADLVCLQPSIPDHVIGSENLKHRMSSKKKTEESPGSQAPERVSRTSNFSATSHTGRKRISNLNTSRVTEHLAKNVNPGEAAGHRKIIPNYLADEVQNTFHFVRTHSSPELTDASTEVSRGRHNKVPEMVRKQSTRKAEYTRRKNLEVPGTHSAKCVTEDSSTLRSIPSLRSLDVAGENKYYEEVGFGSTGEELAYVADTRKMCQEAQNMVNMMASTRLHGLPSHMQYPMNLASPHLPRPVSPSALASVGYARRNLMGMIPADMPLADPLHGSTSSPQTKVSSPSSRYFPIVELASNQVMEPNFENSGLTEVKQIESSHHFWQDQDAASSVRGLGADDGAFQVVQSDDSMSHNFVPLTRVSSSGSSIGKGRHKFAKESKNRNVSHQRKYDRGNAAHSPDRYVSMRSLPTSEPGSSRSKTSSESSWDGLSAKVSKSSRDKRGRRITPSVDSCTAYDKDKNRSYDDASVDNSSSQADEDNRDWIQQTEMVERKSVASLHSQTHQLPSYETSSMSGSDSMIPLSPMLVGTGSRQSTMENPGMVPFAFYLAGPPVPFLTMLPMYNVPIGTETSERSTSNLEGEEGSDDHSHTNQSDQNFDSVESRGQSEIFSTRDSSRNGYLTEHPEEHKSDILKSDFTSHWENLQFARLCQKTRYQGPLVYPSPAMVPPMYLQGHFPWDGPGRPISPNGNLLTQFTSYGPRLVPVSQFQPGSQRSNGVYQCYGDESPRYRGGTGTYLPSRKVPFRERQSSSIRNHKLNNDNYDCDEHHKESEGTWNMGFRQRTAGRNNGLSDKPSTRLDRLAANENQAAYRTFDSYRHGSFSSYQTQNGSFLPPTSIRSNNGIYPMVSINSNGVSPTGPAGPSVVMLYSYDRNVGYSSPAERVEFGSVRQGSFSCVDEVSQEVEVGPARFMYVRPIQGGSSA; this is encoded by the exons GTTTTTATGTTTGGGTCTGTCCCTCTTAAGACCTACTTACCAGATGGGGACATTGACCTGACAGCATTCAGTGAGAATGAAACTTTGAAGGATACTTGGGCTAATGAGGTCCGCAATATACTCGAGACTGAAGAAAAGAGTGAGACGGCTGAATTTCGTGTGAAAGAGGTGCAATACATACAGGCAGAA GTGAAGATAATCAAGTGTCTTGTAGAAAATATTGTAGTAGACATATCCTTTAACCAGCTTGGCGGGCTGTGCACTCTTTGTTTTCTTGAGGAG GTTGACTATTTAATTAAGAAAAGTCATATATTCAAGCGCAGCATCATTCTGATAAAAGCTTGGTGTTACTATGAGAGTCGTATATTGGGAGCTCATCATGGACTTATTTCTACTTATGCACTTGAAACATTAGTTCTCTACATATTTCATGTCTTCAACAATTCCTTCGCAGGACCACTTGAG GTCCTTTACCGGTTTCTAGAGTTTTTCAGTAACTTTGACTGGGACCATTTTTGTGTTAGCCTTTGGGGTCCAGTTCCAATTTGTAGACTTGCGGATATGACAG TGCAACGTATGGCAGCGGAACCTCCTCGAAGGGATACTGAAGACTTGTTGCTCAGTAAATTATTTGATGCTTGTAGTTCTGTATACTCTGTGGCGGTCAAGATAATCAGGGTCAACCCTTTGTATCTAAACATTTCAATGTTATTGATCCTCTACGAAT GTAATTTTTTTAGGATTCGTAGTGCCTTCGCATTTGGGGCGAAAAGGTTGGCCAGACTTCTCGACTGCCCGAAAGAGAACGTAATGTCTGAAGTAAATCTGTTCTTTATGAACACATGGGGGAGACATGGTAGTCGGCACCGCCCTGATGCACCTAGTGCTGATTTGGTTTGCTTGCAACCATCAATTCCTGATCATGTAATTGGATCTGAGAATTTAAAACATCGTATGAGCAGCAAGAAAAAGACCGAGGAGTCTCCTGGCAGTCAAGCCCCAGAAAGAGTATCTAGGACCAGTAACTTTTCTGCAACTTCTCATACTGGTCGGAAAAGAATTTCTAATCTAAACACTTCCAGGGTGACTGAGCATTTGGCGAAGAATGTTAACCCTGGTGAAGCTGCGGGTCACCGAAAGATTATACCAAATTACTTGGCGGATGAGGTGCAAAACACATTCCATTTTGTGAGGACACATTCTAGTCCTGAGCTAACAGACGCATCAACTGAGGTTTCCAGAGGAAGACATAACAAGGTGCCAGAAATGGTGAGAAAACAGAGTACTCGGAAGGCAGAATATACAAGGAGAAAGAATCTGGAAGTTCCAGGAACTCATAGTGCCAAATGTGTAACTGAAGATTCCTCGACTTTGAGGAGCATCCCATCTCTTCGAAGCCTTGATGTTGCTGGTGAAAACAAGTATTATGAGGAAGTTGGTTTTGGTTCCACTGGAGAAGAGCTTGCTTATGTAGCTGATACGAGGAAGATGTGTCAGGAGGCGCAAAACATGGTGAACATGATGGCATCAACTAGGTTACATGGTCTTCCCAGCCATATGCAGTATCCTATGAATTTAGCTTCTCCACACTTACCTCGTCCAGTTTCACCTTCTGCTCTGGCATCAGTTGGTTATGCTCGTAGGAACTTGATGGGTATGATTCCAGCAGATATGCCTTTGGCTGACCCTCTTCATGGCAGTACCTCATCTCCTCAAACTAAGGTGTCATCGCCATCTTCGAGATACTTCCCTATAGTTGAGTTAGCGTCAAATCAAGTTATGGAACCGAATTTTGAAAATTCAGGATTGACGGAAGTCAAACAGATTGAAAGTTCTCACCATTTCTGGCAGGATCAAGATGCTGCTAGTTCTGTTAGAGGTTTGGGTGCAGATGATGGAGCTTTCCAGGTAGTGCAGTCTGATGACTCAATGTCGCATAACTTTGTTCCTTTAACCCGAGTGAGTAGCTCTGGCAGTTCAATAGGGAAAGGTCGTCACAAGTTTGCTAAAGAAAGCAAAAATCGAAATGTTTCTCACCAGAGAAAGTATGATAGAGGAAATGCGGCTCATAGCCCTGATAGATATGTGAGTATGAGATCCTTACCTACTTCAGAACCAGGTTCCTCAAGAAGCAAAACATCTTCTGAAAGTTCCTGGGATGGATTATCTGCCAAAGTCTCTAAATCATCTAGGGATAAACGGGGAAGAAGAATCACTCCTTCTGTAGATTCGTGCACTGCATATGATAAAGACAAAAACAGATCGTATGATGATGCGTCAGTAGATAACAGTTCTTCACAGGCAGATGAAGACAACAGAGACTGGATTCAACAAACTGAAATGGTTGAAAGAAAATCAGTGGCTTCTTTGCATTCTCAGACCCACCAACTGCCTAGCTATGAAACATCAAGTATGAGTGGATCGGACTCGATGATACCTTTATCTCCTATGCTTGTGGGTACTGGTTCCCGGCAAAGTACAATGGAAAATCCAGGGATGGTACCCTTTGCATTTTATCTTGCAGGCCCCCCTGTTCCATTCCTAACAATGCTTCCTATGTACAATGTGCCTATAGGGACTGAAACTAGTGAAAGATCCACTAGCAATTTAGAGGGGGAGGAGGGATCAGATGATCATAGTCATACAAACCAGTCAGACCAGAACTTTGACTCTGTAGAGTCCCGTGGTCAGTCCGAGATTTTCAGTACCCGTGATTCAAGTAGGAATGGTTATTTAACGGAACATCCCGAGGAGCACAAATCTGACATTCTGAAAAGTGACTTCACTAGTCATTGGGAAAATCTTCAGTTTGCACGGTTGTGTCAAAAAACAAGGTATCAAGGTCCTTTGGTTTATCCTTCCCCCGCTATGGTACCACCAATGTATTTACAGGGCCATTTCCCCTGGGATGGTCCGGGAAGACCTATTTCGCCTAATGGAAACCTTCTCACCCAGTTTACAAGTTATGGCCCTCGTCTCGTTCCCGTTTCTCAGTTTCAACCTGGTTCTCAAAGATCAAATGGTGTTTATCAGTGTTATGGTGATGAAAGCCCTAGATACCGTGGGGGAACTGGAACCTACCTGCCAAGTCGT AAGGTTCCTTTCAGGGAACGACAATCGTCAAGTATTAGAAACCATAAATTGAACAATGACAATTATGACTGCGATGAGCACCACAAAGAAAGTGAGGGAACTTGGAATATGGGATTTAGACAGCGAACTGCTGGGCGAAATAATGGTCTCAGTGATAAGCCTAGCACAAGGTTAGATCGCTTGGCAGCAAATGAGAACCAAGCTGCTTATAGAACGTTTGACTCGTATAGGCATGGATCTTTCTCCTCATATCAGACCCAGAATGGTTCATTTCTCCCCCCAACTTCTATTCGTAGCAACAATGGCATTTACCCAATGGTGAGCATAAACTCAAATGGTGTTTCACCCACTGGACCTGCTGGTCCATCTGTCGTTATGTTGTACTCTTACGATCGAAATGTTGGTTATAGTTCGCCTGCAGAGCGTGTTGAGTTTGGTTCTGTTAGGCAAGGTAGTTTTTCATGTGTGGATGAAGTTTCACAGGAAGTTGAAGTAGGCCCAGCAAGGTTTATGTATGTAAGACCGATTCAAGGCGGTTCATCTGCTTAA